One window from the genome of Oncorhynchus gorbuscha isolate QuinsamMale2020 ecotype Even-year linkage group LG14, OgorEven_v1.0, whole genome shotgun sequence encodes:
- the LOC123995589 gene encoding protein ripply2-like: MENIIGHCGLIGGVTGRNFVQQPANLWRPWVGKADRECRVTENTPYTKPIEGFSDTKYCKSSQITHPVKLFWPKSRCFDYLYQDAEMLLRTYPVQATICLYEDSSSNDDEESVSDNDEE; this comes from the exons ATGGAAAATATCATCGGTCATTGTGGATTAATTGGCGGAGTTACCGGAAGAAACTTTGTTCAACAGCCAGCTAATTTGTGGAGACCTTGGGTTGGCAAAGCGGACAGAGAATGCAGGGTCACGGAAAACACG CCTTACACAAAGCCCATTGAAGGATTTTCAGACACCAAATACTGCAAGAGTTCACAGATCACACACCCAGTAAA GTTGTTTTGGCCCAAATCGAGATGCTTCGATTATCTGTACCAGGACGCAGAGATGCTTCTGCGCACCTATCCAGTGCAAGCAACCATCTGCCTCTATGAAGACTCGAGCAGTAATGATGACGAGGAGAGCGTTAGTGACAATGACGAGGAATAG